CCGCTCCTGATTCGACGGGGCCAAGGACGTTCACGTTCGCAAACACAGACGCACACAGGTGGAAAACGCCGATAAGTGACGAACGTGAGAGGAACTGGGCGATCCCAGGTAGAAGGCTGACGGGGCACGCGGCTCATCGTCGGCCATGGCGAGCCTGGCGAGCAGCTCATCGTCGGCGGGCCTAACCAGGGCCCCGACGATGTTGGAGCAGCTGCTCGAGGAGATCAATTTCCAGAGGACGAAAGAGCTCAGGCAGATGCTCAAGGATGGTTCGTATTCGATTTTGCTGCCGGAGTAAGGCGGTTCGGCGTATCTCTGTCGAGTTGGGGGGGATGACAATGTGTGCGTATACACGTACGGTGGGTGAGGGTGAGACTATACACGGCGCGAGTTAGGGTGTGCTTTAACCAACGAATTATGTAAAGGGTGTTTCGTTTTCAAAGGGGTTGACCGCCGATGGGAAATGTAAAATCGTCTCGCTTGGTGGAATTGctttaaagaaacaaaattattttcaattttttgtttgattttttattattttgatacttTATAACACTTTTTGCACACTCAGAAAAGCCGTTCACATAACTTTATTGTTGTTTATatcaaactttttaatttacttcctaaaaattttaaatatttgatgaaAAAGATGGATTTGGGCTTAAACGTTTTATtgcgattatttatttcaatatttggatctctcaaaattcacgaaataatataaataaaaagttttaaaaataatttaataatagataatgaTATACacagaaaatttgaaaatactcCAAGGCTTGTTTAGCGCTACGTAATAGCTTCATCCGTCTGCTCCAATAATGAAAATCGCCTCATTTAGTTTGCTTGTGTTCGTTATTGACGgagattaataaatgtttcgcTAATCACTTTAACTACGTACTCTGTTAGTCATAGGAATATTTGCAGAGTATTTATACTTGCATGATGTATGCTGTATTGTAATCAGTTTATGATCGCCAAACAAATACGCACCGTGAATCACGCCACTTgttctctttatctttattaggAACgtcgaattatattattatataaatttataaatgcaaCACAATCATAtaacagattttaaaaattttaattgctctCATATTGATTTgcatttctacttttttttatgtgatcacaattttcatcttttactTACCAAATATGAAAcaacattatacttttatttcttttcagaaataaaagtataatcgAAAGATTTCTTTAGAGAATGCTTAGGTAAATGAGGACATCGGTTTAATGAAATGCAGTAGATCCCTGTATAACGTAAGTGATGCGTTTCATGTTGTATGAATCCGTGTTACACGAGTCACATAGATTATACACATATGGATTATACAATACAGATTACGCATATGGaaacacatatttataaaagctgtatagatttattataaaaaagtaaaataaatattaaagatgtaacagtaaaatatatttttgttcggttctgttacacattttttattgtgaaatattttttattttgaaacacTTTAAAAcgaacaaatattaaaatctttccgtcgtgtgttatatataaactcgTCTTATATGGGGATCTACTGTACTCGACAATCATTTGTccaaatactaaaattaacaattaatacattatgtatatttgattAGAACGTTGAGATTGAATAGAACGGAGAGTTACAAAACTAGAGTTAAAACGTATTAATTATTCAGCTCAGTTTCTTAGCCAAACCTTCAATAATCACGTCATAACGGCAGGTATCGATCACCTGATATTTCCCTCCTTTTACGTTCATTATTGTATCTCCCCCCTTTCCGGTATACCCTTTCGCGCGTATAACGTCGAATCGATCGGGGGGGAATTCGATATCAGTCAAACATCGCGTCGACtcggaaaaattaaaagcgcATCCCGAACACTTTGAATCGCCGTCTTTAAACACGTAAACTTTCTCGTCTCTATATCAGACTCTGGATTCGTCGTGCTGCAAGGCACAACGTATTGGACGGACCTGTTCGTCCGTCACTTCCTCTTTCAAGCGGAGCACGCCATCGACGGCGACGACCTGCTCTTCTTCGTCCGCAAGAAACACGTGAAGACCTCGTCGAGGTATCTGCCCAAGTTCGAGACCGAGGTCGACGTGTTTCGCAAGGACAGCAAGAAACTGCCGATCGGCGATCCCGACATCGATTGGGAGGAAACCGTGTACCTGAATCTCGTCGTGCACCAGTTCGACTACACGCTCACGTTGGCGATCTGCACAAGAACGAGCCCCAAGGAATTGCAAGTGAGAATCGTGGCGCTAACtcgactgacaatgagttagagaagaattaaaaaaaaatgctataGGAGATCTATACAGAATGTCTCacaaatcgattttcttcccttttattttttcttatcgaAGATTTGGGGTAATGCCATCTTCGTTATGATATCGTgtgatttttaatcatttattttacatctgTCGCTATTGTAGAACTGACAACCGGAACCTCGAATTAGCACAGCGATCTTTTTTAGGTATTACGAAGGCATTCTCAGAAAGTATACGCCAGTCCGAGTCGACGGCGTATGGACGCCAAAGGTGACCTCGAGGAAATGACGTACCCGCACATATGCTTCATGGTGGACAATTTCGACGAAGTTTTCTGTGATATTTTAGTCAGGGATGGGGAGATGGTGTGCGTGGAGCTGGTCGCCTCCGACCGGGAGGGCGCGATTCAGGGCGTCATTTTCCTCGGCTCGATCAGATACGACGCTTTGAAGAAAGTTTACGACGCCAGGGTGAGTTCCTTCGTAGCGCATTTTTAAGCTTATGTACGTGAAATTACAGTCGTTTTTACTTTTAGTCGAGCCTGAGCACCAAAATGGCGCAGCGAATGACGTTCGGCCTCTTCTCCGGCGCGGCCTCGCAAAGAATAGAATTCGTGCGAATGAAGGGACCACGTGGTACGTGCGAGAATTTCATCAATATTGTTTCTTTCGATTAACttcctttaatttatttatataattttaataatgattcATTTTATACGTGATAAGTCACGGATAATAGAATATAAGTGAAAAAATAGAGtataagtgaaaaaaataactcattattaaaataatctaaaagtTAAGCGTAAAACATAGACGTAGGTGTTAACGCGAGAATGGGTTTCACCTTGATTATTTAACATGACGTAATCGCTTGCGCAAAAGATGGAAAAtagaatttctatatttatcgATACGGCAAGGCGTAAAGTATAGAAGTTCGATGTGATATaagttacgataaaaattcaatttcacgGGAATCGTTCAGGCAAGGGACACGCGGAGATGGCCGTCACAAAACCGAAGGGTTCCGGTGCGGAGACACCGACATCGGAGCCGGGTTATTGCGCGACCGACCTATGGGACGCTGACTGGGACGACGCCGAGGAGCTCTTCATGTATCGCCATCAACGAAGGCTGTCCGATCCCAGCGCGAATCTGAACAACTTCGTACGCGGCGGCTGGAGAACGAAGCCGGACACGGTGGCCACTAAGGCGCGATCAGAGAACGAGGGTCTTGACTCGATGGCGAACGGTCTCAGCGAGATCGAGGCCGGTGACGTTCGAGATGGTAATTATCAGCGACGGCAGTACAAACGAAGACGAGGACAGATTTTGCTACTCTCCTACTagatttttatagttttacaCTGTTAGACCGGCATTCATATCCTGCATTTAGCGTTAAATACGGACAACGTCGTCGCGAGCCGACCGCAAAATTCAGACGACGTTTATTTGCGGTATAACATAGCGTTAAATACATGGGATATGAACATAGCATTTAGTATCTTTCTCTTCTCAATGTATTTCGTTCGCATCCACTCTCGGTCTGTGCATGCTCCTGTGTTGTATCTGTGTAATGCACAATTGTCTTGATGTTATCAGGCATAGAGACGCCTCCACCTCTCGGCAATACTTCTCAATGCTGGCAGACTCTATATAGACTTGAAGCTGATAGATCTAAATACTTTCGCGAAGATGTGAATCATAACTGCATTAGAACGCGATAGATAGAAGCGACCGCATGTATAcgttgaaaaagatttttctagTGTAACTTGCGCCCGATATTTATCTCTTTACCAGTTCCGTTTACCAGTAAACGGTGCAACTTAATGCACCGTAGtaagaaaatcttttattcGAAACGGTATCCCGTTTCTTGTCTCTCTAAGATCGGATAgtattcagaatttttcaggCAAACTTAGTGTAGCACTAGCACAATGTTCAGAATAGACGAAATagcgagagaaagatataGAAATACAAGAGAAAAGAACAGATTCAGTGTTCTACCGTCACCGACACCACCAACCACCACCAACAACCACCACCATCACTACCACCACTACAACTATTTATCACACTCTAACTTCCGATTCGAATGTTGTCGCGTCTGTTGCGAAAGatgacagaaaaaaaattaatgaacgAACAAACGAAAGAGTTGTTTTTTGTTGTCTCTAATCACTGACACGTGCCATGCCGGCTCTTTCCTTTGTAGCCGATGTACAGGATAGCAGCTGGGGCGGCCGGGGCTCACCGGGAAACCGCAGGAGTCCCCGCTCGTTCCGTCGACGAAGATCGCCGTCGGCTcggcaacaacaacaacatcAACAACAACACCCCGTCCACAACAAGCAACGACAACGTAATGCCCGGGAACGACCCGGAACGAATGAGAACTCGCCGATACGCAAGGAGACGAACTATCGCGAGACACACGGTGAGTGTGCTCGTTCGCGCTGAAAACGATCAGTCCGGTCAGTCTCTTCTGTCTCTGCTTTGACCGACGTTCTTGCTTCTTGTGTGACTAGTAGAAATTCTGTGTTAGTCTCCTTCCCGAATTACCGAGTGCCATCGTGTTCCGTGTCTTTGAGATAAGCTTTGACAAGAATGTACGCTGTTAATATAAACTGAGAGCAAAAAAgctttcttaaatatattcattttgttaCTCAATTGAAGTAAAGCCAAAgtcgataaaattttcaagttgcACCGTAacgtaaaagaataatttagataaatgcACGGAGGACAAAGCG
The window above is part of the Temnothorax longispinosus isolate EJ_2023e chromosome 8, Tlon_JGU_v1, whole genome shotgun sequence genome. Proteins encoded here:
- the LOC139818364 gene encoding uncharacterized protein isoform X1 — its product is MASLASSSSSAGLTRAPTMLEQLLEEINFQRTKELRQMLKDDSGFVVLQGTTYWTDLFVRHFLFQAEHAIDGDDLLFFVRKKHVKTSSRYLPKFETEVDVFRKDSKKLPIGDPDIDWEETVYLNLVVHQFDYTLTLAICTRTSPKELQVLRRHSQKVYASPSRRRMDAKGDLEEMTYPHICFMVDNFDEVFCDILVRDGEMVCVELVASDREGAIQGVIFLGSIRYDALKKVYDARSSLSTKMAQRMTFGLFSGAASQRIEFVRMKGPRGKGHAEMAVTKPKGSGAETPTSEPGYCATDLWDADWDDAEELFMYRHQRRLSDPSANLNNFVRGGWRTKPDTVATKARSENEGLDSMANGLSEIEAGDVRDADVQDSSWGGRGSPGNRRSPRSFRRRRSPSARQQQQHQQQHPVHNKQRQRNARERPGTNENSPIRKETNYRETHGFHNHQQNNHQQNHQHQHIEVGSEILVPAGRCLTDDNVRQKLDSGAILVHGKEELPLGYDVATATEDNNRKRRPYSAGHLFNHHNGVENDDEERRRLSDDELLRVRRSDGRRRLRSAGSDHEDYAYGQNKNKNDEIRDKNANAHHVTRINGEVASMRRQSATLPRRRRRRALSGSFAGNPLPPHRVTPDGTAIYYWCELPRRPGSQELDDGAYNPLWTMRGFTQTFHFWKETKRAQSVPLNAFLTYITLPWWSIAKDILDHREGPILTF
- the LOC139818364 gene encoding uncharacterized protein KIAA0930 homolog isoform X2; the protein is MASLASSSSSAGLTRAPTMLEQLLEEINFQRTKELRQMLKDDSGFVVLQGTTYWTDLFVRHFLFQAEHAIDGDDLLFFVRKKHVKTSSRYLPKFETEVDVFRKDSKKLPIGDPDIDWEETVYLNLVVHQFDYTLTLAICTRTSPKELQVLRRHSQKVYASPSRRRMDAKGDLEEMTYPHICFMVDNFDEVFCDILVRDGEMVCVELVASDREGAIQGVIFLGSIRYDALKKVYDARSSLSTKMAQRMTFGLFSGAASQRIEFVRMKGPRGKGHAEMAVTKPKGSGAETPTSEPGYCATDLWDADWDDAEELFMYRHQRRLSDPSANLNNFVRGGWRTKPDTVATKARSENEGLDSMANGLSEIEAGDVRDELDDGAYNPLWTMRGFTQTFHFWKETKRAQSVPLNAFLTYITLPWWSIAKDILDHREGPILTF